The DNA region CGAATATTGCTGTGCCCAACAAGCATTAGTGCAATTCGTGGCGAACGCAAGAAATTTTGCGAAATACGGTGTTTTCGTGCCATCTATTCGTATCTCAAAGCTTCGATTGGGTCTTTTTTGCTGGCGCTTCGTGCTGGCAAAGCTCCGGCCAAAAATGCTACAACCGCAATAATCAAAGTTATAGTTATGTTATTTTTGATGGTGAACTTTGTTAAATTAAATCCTTCAAGCCCTTTCAAGAAATCTTTTGAGGCAAAACTATTTAAAGCATCTCCCGCTAAAGATGCGAGTATAATTCCTAAAATTGAACCAATTAAACCAATCAGAATTGCTTCAATACTGAAAAGTTGGAAAATCTTTCGGTTTGAAAGCCCCATTGCTTTCATTAAACCAATTTCGCGAGTCCGTTCACGCACGCTCATGTAAAGTGTATTAATGATTCCGAAGCTAGCCGCAAGAAGTGCAATAGCTCCAAAAACAATCAAAGATCCAGTAATTCCATTTACAACATTCATGATAGTTTCGACTTGATCTTTAGCTGTGTTTGCTGAATAGCCCGCTTTTTTAGCGTCTTCCTTGATTTGGTTTAGTTTATCTTCAGTTATTTTTCCTTCAATTTGAGCTAGAGCAGAAATACTTTTTTCTTTAGACTCTTTTGGCAGGCTTCTTGTTTGAAAGTCATAAATTTCATTAAAGGCTGGTTCGTTAATTGTCACCATTGCTGATTGAATTAAGCTCTTAGCTGTTACGCCTGAAATTTTTTGAGTAAAGGCTTTAGTCTCGCCAGTCAAAGAATCTGAAACTTGAAAGGTTACTTTTTCACCAATCGCAGCTTGGGCATTTTTAAAGCCTAGAGGTTCAAGATAATCCTGAGAAATTGTTACCTCGTCTTTATTTTTTGGTTTACCCCCAGCTAGGAAATCAAAGTCAAATTTTTGTCCTTCGACTTCTACTATAACAGATGTGATTGTAAGTTTCTTACTGTCTTTGTATTGAATATAATCTGGTGTTGCCATTTTATAGAAGCGGGCATTTTTAACATTTAAAATTTTGTTAATCTTTTCAAGATCTTTAGAATTCAAGGTTTGTTGTGTATACCGTGAATCGGGTTTTTTCGAATCACCTTCTTTATATTCTTGAGGTCCAAAAGCTACGCCATTATCCTGCTTCGGCTTAAAATAAATTATAGAGTCGTCACCAAAAACCGAAAGCTGTTTTTGGATATAATCATTCACGCCGATATTCACGGCAGAAGTTAATGCTATGGTAAAAGAGCCGATACAAACCGCGATAATCGTCAAGAAAGTTCGGCCTTTATTCCGCCATAAATTTGATGCTGAGGTTTTGACCATATCTAAAAATTTCATTATTTTTCTCCTTTTGAAACAATTCGTCCGTCTTGAATTCGAATCTGGTGGTCGCATTTTGCCGCCAAAGATTCATCATGCGTTACAATAATTAATGTAATTCCATTTTCCTTATTTAAACCAAAAAGTAAATCCTCAATTTTTTTGCTTGTTTTTGAGTCGAGATTTCCTGTTGGTTCATCGGCGAAAATAATTTCTGGTGAATTTGCAATTGCGCGAGCCACGCAGACACGTTGTTTTTGACCACCAGAAAGATTAGAAGCTTTATTTTTAGCTTTGTCGGTTAGCTCAACAGATTCGAGAGCTTTTAGAGCAATTTCTTTGCGCTTTCTTGAACCAACTCCGGCAATTTTAAGCGGTAGAATCACATTTTGTAAAACCGTGTCTTTTGGATTCATGAAGAATTGTTGAAAAACAAAGCCAAAAGTTTGGTTTCGAAGTTTATTCAATTCGCGTTTTTTCATTTTAGCAATATTTTGGCCATTAATTAAAATTTCACCCTCATTTGGTTTGTCGAGCGCTGCTAAAAGGTGCATAAGTGTCGATTTTCCGCTACCAGATTTACCAATAATTGCAACACTTTCACCTTTTTGGATGCTAAAAGAAACGCCATTTAGTGCTTTAAAATATGTATTGCCGTCGCGATAAACTTTGACGAGATTCTTAACTTCTATTAAATTACTTTTGTTCATTAAATTCCTTTCCTGTAACTATTTAATTCTACCAATCATAATCTTCGCTGTCAAATTCTAATGCTCAATTTTAAGATTATTCGTATTTTGAGTTTCTCGAGTTTGCGGTTTTAAATTTCGCGAACGCGGTTTGCGGCGTTTTTTTACTTGCGGAATTTCAATTCCTTTTTCAGCAAAAGCTTTCGAAAGATCCTTAAGGCCTAAACTTGGTTCTTTTTGTTCAGCAGAATTTGGACTGATCTTTCTTGGATCGATCGGTGTTTTCGAAAAATCAATTTTTTTTGCTTCAAACATTGGTTGAATTGGTGTAAAATTTTGTGGTTTTGCTGTTGGTTTTATGTTCTGGGATTTTTGGTTCGAAATTCCTTGATTTTTAACTGGCGCAAAAACATTTTCCGCGACCTTTTTCGAAAATTCTACCCCATTTCGTTCCGCCCAAGCCTTTGTCATTAGTTCTTTTGGTGGCACTAGAATATCGCGGATGCGTTGTTCGATGACGGCTCGTGGCGTACTATAATTTCGGCGCGTATTTTCAATAATCTTCGCGCTCAAATCATTAAAAGGTTTTGGCAAAGTTAGAGTTGTCGCACTAAATGGTGTTGATTTTTCGCCGTTGATAATCATCGTCATTACAAAATGGCGGTTATTTAAGCTCATTAAATCTGAAGCATCGAATTGTGGCTTAAACTGCTCGGCCAAA from Candidatus Saccharimonas sp. includes:
- a CDS encoding ABC transporter permease, with the translated sequence MKFLDMVKTSASNLWRNKGRTFLTIIAVCIGSFTIALTSAVNIGVNDYIQKQLSVFGDDSIIYFKPKQDNGVAFGPQEYKEGDSKKPDSRYTQQTLNSKDLEKINKILNVKNARFYKMATPDYIQYKDSKKLTITSVIVEVEGQKFDFDFLAGGKPKNKDEVTISQDYLEPLGFKNAQAAIGEKVTFQVSDSLTGETKAFTQKISGVTAKSLIQSAMVTINEPAFNEIYDFQTRSLPKESKEKSISALAQIEGKITEDKLNQIKEDAKKAGYSANTAKDQVETIMNVVNGITGSLIVFGAIALLAASFGIINTLYMSVRERTREIGLMKAMGLSNRKIFQLFSIEAILIGLIGSILGIILASLAGDALNSFASKDFLKGLEGFNLTKFTIKNNITITLIIAVVAFLAGALPARSASKKDPIEALRYE
- a CDS encoding ABC transporter ATP-binding protein; amino-acid sequence: MNKSNLIEVKNLVKVYRDGNTYFKALNGVSFSIQKGESVAIIGKSGSGKSTLMHLLAALDKPNEGEILINGQNIAKMKKRELNKLRNQTFGFVFQQFFMNPKDTVLQNVILPLKIAGVGSRKRKEIALKALESVELTDKAKNKASNLSGGQKQRVCVARAIANSPEIIFADEPTGNLDSKTSKKIEDLLFGLNKENGITLIIVTHDESLAAKCDHQIRIQDGRIVSKGEK